The nucleotide window gaagctaaATCGGACACCAACACTTTTCCCCcatctcacaatacctctccttatttcgtacaggcgagctaaaaacgGTCAGTCATCCAAACAGTCTCAACACAGAAAATTACAAGACCATTCAAAGGTCAAACACAAAATAGGTGTGCTTATTTAATAAACACCATGGAtaaatttgttattattttttttttctttcgaaaAATAGCTGACAGAGAGAAAGTTGAACAGGTTTTCAGCTGAGTTAGATGTGTGCATGTTTAGAAGAGCAGATTGTTCATCCTCTGTTGTTTGTTTCAGCTTGGTGtgtgaatttgattttgggcaCTAAACCAAAGTTTGACAGACACACTATCCACTGGAATAGATAATGCAATATTGGGCTGACCTCcagaaaaattaaaacttgcCATGGTGCAACAGGTCTATTTATAGAGGCAGTCAAGGGAGACCTTTAGACGAGCTCGCTCACTGGATAGACAGACCGAGTACACACATCACTGCGGATTGACAGTTGTTAAGTTTCATAACATTGAAATGTGGGCCTATTCAGCTTATGTCACTCTTCTTTCAATGGTCTGTGAGACCCAATGCCTTATAATTTCCCACAACTTTTGACAgtaatatttcagtattttttccccaaaacaaGAACTACACTTCGTATCACTGTACATTCTAATGTAAAAGTGGCAGTTTACCATCAGACCACCTGACTTACTTTGCCATCCACAAATTTGTGTTCCTGTTAAAAGACTCAATGATATCCCCGAAGGAACTGCCCGTCTCGAATGTCCATAAGCGAACATTTGTACATCCATCCCATAATTCATTGCCATTCTTATCTTGGCCATTATACGTCAGGCCCGTGACGATTGCACTGCCCTCCTAGTCAAGTGAAAGGAGAATCAGCTCTGACATTCAAATGGTTAACTCAAAAATATACTAAGTTAGACACTTCGAATATTCAGCCTTGTTAAATTAGGAGAGCTGGTTAACAGTAACTCCGCAAAAAATCTTGgcattcttttttattattatatttttatggaGAGTAGACAATACAATAGGAAACTGCTAGAAAGTTATACACAGAGATGAGACAGACACTAGGATGAAAATGAGGAAACTATGCACCATACTcgtaattttgacatttttcacagtTCTGAATTCAATTCGGAACAATCTTCTGATGTATTTCTTATATAAATAAAGATGAATTCCTCAAAAATGAGGACAAATCTCATGTCTGTATATGAAGAATGCAAAAATTATGACTGCTAAAAGAGATTTATGGTAGGAGAGGAGAGAGGATGTGTGGAAAATCACCTCACTTTCAGACATACATGAACAAACTATAGcctttaaagtttattttcattctACAGTACACCTTCCTCAAAGGGGCTAGCATGACTTGGCTAAGTTGTTTTCATACTCTTGGTGAAAAAAAGATGACAGGAAGAGCAAGAAATAACCtgctgtatttgtttttgttaaaataataaaacgcataaaaactgaaataaaatcaactTACAGAGATCAACCAGGCACTGACATACTTGTGAATGTTTAATTTCCcccaaaacagaataaaaaggCACTTGCTGAAGAAGCctaatttctgaaaataaaaaagaaaaaaaaagaggaatgAAGGGTATATTTATTATCCAGCATTCTTGCTCTCTGCGCAAAGAGAGGAGTCAGGAGATAGCCTTGTAACCAAATGTGCATAGCGTTCACGGCGCAGAGAATTTAGCTGAACAAAGCACCATTGGTCCAAGTTATTGTTACACATGCACTTTAATGCAAGATGTTCAATTAACGTCCAGCAACTTAGAAATGGAACCAATAGTTCAACAACCTGTTttatgtaaacatttgtgttcTCAAAACATCCACAGCTACTGTATGTGATTTTTAACTTTGTCATACAAGGGTCTGTTTTCCAACTTGACAATGCTTGAAGAGGTAGTTACCATATGCCAATGGCAGCTAGGTATCgacaaacaaaactgaataacAATCCCTACTCGACAATACATTGTAAGTTAGGTGACAAAAAATAGGGAGAGGACAGAGTGAAAGCTCCCCGACACACCGCCCCCATTCAGAACCAAACTTGAAACAGTATCATCTGATTTACCTGAAAGTCATCAGACAGGAGATAAGACTGACGAATGAATATAGCACCAATCTGGTAGAGGAACACAACCAGAAGGCCCAGGCCTAGACGACTCAGGCCAGCCCCAACACTGAAAGGCAATGCAACAAAATGTTTCGTCAAGTTACTGGAACTAcatgcagaaaaaaagaaaaacatctgcCTGAAGAAAAAGATTGTACTGTATTTGGTGCAAGGTCACTTTATAGAATGTACATTTGCCATCAGGTAGTTGGGAACTAACAATCTTCAGGCTGGTTGAAATTATCTCTTGAAAACATCAGATGGCTGATCAATAATTTTGCCCACTGAGAATGTGGCTGGTTCGCATATTCACTACACCAGATACCTAAGTACcatgattttgtgaaaattccagtgaaattttagaaactaaatattaaagTTTGGACAATGTAAGATACATGAGGCAAACAGATGGAATCACTGTTATGCGTTTATAGACCATCAATTTACAGGCATTGCCCAGTTTGAGAGTggtagaaaatattttatttcgaATTTCCTTTGAAGGCTGTGCGCGAGCGAAGGCCATCAAGAGCACAGTAAAGTACCTGAACCATCTAATCACCAGTCTGCCTTTACTTCTTAAATTGGGCCACTTTAGCCTTGCTTGCCAACCAATTCAGTGTGTCCTATTGAAATGGAGGATAAACGAACCTGCTAACAGGAGGGCCTTTTGTAACTTTATCAGCAAATACCCCATTGACAAAATCTTGGTACCTCTTcatggaaaactgaaaaaaaaaaatagtgaaaaaCATACTGATTATTCAGAATGGGAGAATTTAACTACAGTCACACAGAATCCACCTTCACTTAAACTGGTGTTTCAGCCATAGAATGTTTCCCTCAAAATGAACAACCACTGCCAATGGCAAATTAAAGGACAAATTCTTGGAGAAAATACAATGCACTTAGCGGACCAGTTACttatatgcacatttacatgtggtcatacaatattttaaattgaaaatacaacacaaacatacatgtattgctaaAATCTGGAGCAGAGCAAGTTTTAGTGAATGTGTTTTAGATCCCAATCTTACCTGAGGTCCCACcaaaaaaccaccaaagaaatacACCTGACCAAACATTTCCAAAAGAGAAGGGTTTTTCTTTAAAGCTGTTGACTTCTGATCAGGTGTTAATGAATCctgaaacacaacacaaaagCATTTATGGAGACTCTACACTTCTTAAGGCAAAACATGTATGAAGACAACTGTACATAATTAAGTCTTACTAATTAAGCATGAATTTTATACTTAACCACAAGTGACGGTGTTATACTTAACCAAGTGTTATACTGGACCAGGAGTGACGGTGTTAAACTGGACCAGGAGTGATGGTGTTACACTTAACCAAGATTGACGGTGTTTTACTTAACAAATAGTAATGGTGTTATACTAGACCAGGAGTGATGGTGTTACACTTAACCAGGAGTGACGGTGTTGCAATTAACAACGAGTGACGGTGTTACACATGACCAGGAGTGACAGTGTTACACTTAACCAAGAGTCACTGTGTCACACGTAACCACGAGTGATGGTGTTATACTTAACCACGAGTGACGGTGTTAAACTTAACCATGAGTGACAGTGTTACACTTAACCATGAGTGACGGTGTTATACTTGACCAGGAGTGATAGTGTTCCACTTGACCAGGAGTGACAGTGTTATACTGGACCAGGAGTGACAGTGTTACACTGGATCAGGAGTGAGGGTGTTATACTTAACCAAGATTTACAGTGTTATACTTAATAGTAATGGTGTTATTCTAGACCAGAAGTGATGGTGTTACACTTAACCAGGAGTGACGGTGTTGCAATTAACAACGAGTGACGGTGTTACACATGACCAGGAGTGACAGTGTTACACTTAACCAAGAGTCACTGTGTCACACGTAACCACGAGTGATGGTGTTATACTTAACCACGAGTGACGGTGTTAAACTTAACCATGAGTGACAGTGTTACACTTAACCATGAGTGACGGTGTTATACTTGACCAGGAGTGATAGTGTTCCACTTGACCAGGAGTGACAGTGTTATACTGGACCAGGAGTGACAGTGTTACACTGGATCAGGAGTGAGGGTGTTATACTTAACCAAGATTTACAGTGTTATACTTAATAGTAATGGTGTTATTCTAGACCAGAAGTGATGGTGTTACACTTGACCAGAAGTGATGGTGTTACACCTGACCATGAGTGATGGTGTTACACCTGACCAGGTGAGATGGTGTTACACTTGACCAGGAGTGATGGTGTTACACCTGACCAGAAGTGACGGTGTTAAACCTGACCAGAAGTGATGGTGTCATACTTGACCAGGAGGGATGGTGTTACATTTAACCATGAGTGACGGTGTTACACTTAACCAGGAGTGATGGGGTTAAACCTGACCAGAAGTGATGGTGTTACACCTGACCATGAGTGATGGTGTTACACCTGACCAGGTGAGATGGTGTTACACTTGACCAGGAGTGGTGGTGTTACACCTGACCAGAAGTGATGGTGTTACACCTGAGCGGAAGCGATGGTGTCATACTTGACCAGGAGTGATGGTGCCATACTTGACCAGGAGTGGTCTACCTCGCCATTAGTACACTGCACGATGACactggatccaacacatccaaAGTCCCACCACCCTTTCTTGTGACAtcacttttcattccattgCTGGTGGAAGCAActgacatcacagaaaaattgaacatttgtaacctaTTTGCAAATATACTGCTTATGGTTGGTCAATtacgtgttcttgattgacagttggAAACGCTCTATGGTGTTATACTTTATTACCATGTGTTGGTGTTGCACCtcatttgtacattcacattctCAGGGTTTGTACTTACAGGGTTCTTCTGGCCATCATAGACATCTACCACGACAGCTATTAGTCGTAGAGTCAGTACACAGTGAGGGGTTGTCCACTTGATGTCATACTGGTCTGCACTTCCAATGGCATCGTAGCCAAAGCAGAGATAACCCTGAATCATGCCAAAACAGTACAAATCCACCATGCAGGTCAAGTATATAAGTTTGGAAGATGTGGGAGCTTTTCAGCATTGTTTTTAATATCATTCTGCAAACATACCATTATTCAATACTAGCACTGTGTGTCACATTTTATACCACAAAAATGAAGATTCCATTGTATAACATTCTTCTTTATTGAAGATTAAAAATTTGGAGCCATTatgtatatacttcattttgaGGAGCGGAACATTACACAACAGCTGTCTTAACTGATTCCTACGCAGTGCatcagaaagaaagaaaaagaaaactcagTAACAATGATCAAAATTGGTTCTTGGCAAGTCCATGTATATGTGCCTGACAATCTTCTGATGTGCAAAGGCAAACTTTCAACTACTGGTCAAGAACTAGTGGTCTGCAGTaaaaacaggtgaaaatttATAGACTGTCTTTCAATTACTTACTGTATTGATTAGAAATGCTGCTGCGACAGAGAATGTTGTACCACCACATATTACAAGCAGTATATAAATGGCCAAAATGTTGATTACGGAATGTATAAGGTCCCCACCTGCAAGACAATGACAGGAATAAACAGACCAAGTCTTGGGTAATGTATTTAGTTTACTGACTTTATTGTGGAGTTTGAAATTAAACATGAATGGGTTTGCACCAACTTTTGCACCCATGTATTACCCAGTTTTAAATTATCTTTCAATTTATCCTAGAAAGTTAGTCCATGTGGCcattttgtaaatcaatttttcttcttctaaTTTGGCCCTTGCTGAGGCAttgacaaattatttttcaacCTTTCTGGTAAAGATGCACCTGAGCCTGCAGAACTTCCATCAAACATCCTGCTGCCTACAATGCTTTGTGGACACAAGTCCAGTTAGATAGCACCAGGTTTTCCACATCTTATGCACTAATATACTTATCTGTTTCCTTGATGTTCcctatttttttctatttgataggtattttatgctgtcttcaagaatatttcactgatacgatggcaACCAATattgtggtgtgaggaaactgggcaatttgtgtttatttatttattttatttatttatttgattggtgttttacgccctactcaagaatatttcactaatatgacggcggccagcattatggtgggaggaaaccaggcagagctcgggggaaacccacgaccatctgtaggttgctggcaggccttcccacgtacggctggagaagaacACAGCATGAGCCAGACTCACAACAATTGcattggtaggaggctcctaggtcattgcactgcgctgaCTTGCTAGCCCGCTTGACCACTGAGCCCTTTTGTGTTCAATGCAGTGTTCATGAATATTTCTCTCAAACAAAGATGATGAAGTCTACAGGTCTACCTGGAGAAACAATCACCCTTTAcaaatacactgaacataaaGCAGCAGCCATTCCTTCAGGGCCTAGATTCCAGATCAGACAGGTCAAAACCTCAGTGGTGAGCGGACCACTGCCATTTTACCTACTTTAGCCAACAAATGTCCaacatgtttgtacattcatgtttatAAACTCATGCAAGTCATATACATTTACTTAGGCAgaattaattcaacacaatataaCTGTGTTAACCATATATTATTCTGGGTTTCATGAACTCAccaaagttaaaatagcatagGGCAAGACCAGTGAGAGAGAAATAGATGTGTTGTatttctgggcgttttccaaAGAGAAGCTGACGGTAAATAAATGCTAAAGGATACcctgaaaaaaacaagaaagaacaCACAGGTATAGcacataataaaacaaatatttaagatGAATGTATTACACATTTAGGGTTTGCAGGCATATGCATCTTCTGCTCATGTGTGTCCTCAAGTTTGTGTAATATcttcaacatttcattcataaattaaCAGCTCTGTAATACACTGTCAACACAAGGCTACGTCAAGATATCTGTGTAGGCTCAGTCTGCATTTCCGTAGTCTCATGAGTTCTTGCAGGTTTAATATAGTTGAAAAGAAATGAATTTACCAGTAGTTGCTTGACTGGTTTGGTAGCTCAACTACCATAAAATCACACCTTCAGCCACATTTGTTTGTAAGAGCCTCCGCCACCTGTTCTCAACAAAACCTGTGTGGCAGTGCAAGACTCCTGAAATACTAATTCAGCCTACTAGAAGCTGTAACCACATACATTTTGTCACATGAGAATACCTatgttaaaagtaaaatgtatatgtttttatacACGAGTGTTCCTCCTGTTGCATCGCTAACAGAACACATGGTGACTCAATGGGTAGATATGCAATTAGTTTTGCTAGAACACCTTTTCCCACATGTGAATAGGCAGGGCCATTTCCAGAAATACATTAAAGGTTCTGACCCCAAACTTAAATGGTGACATTTTGACAGcgtataaagaaattttaaaaatacatctcaaaatgatgctttctaagagCTTTGAATGAAAGAAGTTTATATgaaaactttttattggtaaaccatcatatttttgtttaatttacttgatagttttaatacagcttgtttagtttgAGTGGCCAACAGATTGGGAGCCTAAATGTTTTCCAGAACCAAAGTGACTCTAGATATGGCCTTGATAGGGCTAtttctgaacatgtatatgttcatataatacatgtgcatgtgtcacCACATATGCCAAGTACCCAATATGGCAGGTGTTTCTAATGATTTAGATGTATCAGGATGTACATCGTATTCAGcaattttaagttttctgaTTCATGCATTAGGAGTCCTTCTAGATCTGTAAGGCtgtgattacatatactatcacagACCTCTCTTGTTCCATAAtattaccttgaacacctctgtacttcccttgcagGCTGCAGTATACTACTGCAGGGCATCAAATAATTTGTCAGTCTGcatagtcgtctcagctatcaattccaggtatgTGTTCCCATGTGCCATCACTAGCAaacccacacaagcatgaaactatgtggaaactggataaattccaatTCTAACCGCAattgtttgaatgcatactcctcacagtgaggggaatcatgtatacaattacCATTGTCACTATTAGGCAAGTTAGACCTTGTGACACGCAATCTGGctaattgtttaggatcagtctcaGCCGGTAATGACCTAGAGTGAAATATAATCAACACTGATCcctaaaaaaacatttctcaaataaattaaacaaaactgaaggAAAGACtaaacaagtacaaaatatgCTAGAAGTGttagtagttatctcccttgtatgggctgtgAGGAATGTACACATTCGAGATCACACGCCTTTCCAAGGCTCGTGTACAGATGGGCACCATCAGCGCAGTGAACTCCCCCAAAATTCGGGGATAATTGctgatagaggagtatcagcatttttaatatttaataagtattttcatattccttgaaTCTAAATCTGTATCAATAGTATAAAATCATGCAACTGCCTGcatctgaattaatcaaaaacatccaaaataaaaataaactatttaCTTACGTATTACAATAACATAATCAACATGCCGGCACCCATGAAAAACGTCATGAAAAGAGAGTTCAAAAAAGTAATCGTGTATGCCATGGCAAGTGGTGGCATTTCTGTAGAGTAAGCAGGCCAAGCAGGTCACCTCTCTTCGTGcagcatgtgagaaaagagatgCCATTGCACTTTAACCGAGTGGGCATGGCAAAAGTCTTGTAAGCTTATGGCTTGGGTCATCCAGCATAGAGAACACAGTGAAGAACTCATGATAACTATTGTTGTATCCCTGTAAATTATGTTGTGCAAAATCAGAtggtaagtgtgtaaatatatttaaattgccatggttcagcttgagcacgGACGGAAAGGATAATAATACCCATGAATGCCTGTAAATAGTGCACTGCTCAATACTTCGGTATGTTCGCCATAAcatgcagttgtttacataaggCGAAAGTGGTCATCTCAGGTCAGGTGACACAATGCACGAGCCTCACTTGTAATAAGTATGGCACCCAAGTATATTAGAAATGTTATCTCAACGTAGGCAGTGGGTACATCTCTATTTTAGAATGGAATATACATTCAATCATGGTGGCTGGGATTCAAATTTATCCAATTTCCTCTATAGTTCCATGCTTGTGTGCAACGATGGACACATGGGAatacctacctggaattgatagctgagacaaCGGACAGGCAAAGTACTTGGTGCCCTGCAAtagtatactgaagccagcaagggaagtacagaggtgttcaaggtaatcTTATGGAACAAGAGAgagctgtgatagtatacgtaatcaaaGCCCTACAGAGCATGTCCTTCAAATG belongs to Liolophura sinensis isolate JHLJ2023 chromosome 9, CUHK_Ljap_v2, whole genome shotgun sequence and includes:
- the LOC135475226 gene encoding lysophospholipid acyltransferase 5-like, yielding MASAAEGLFGILSEKIGATEDSLRLIASLFLGYPLAFIYRQLLFGKRPEIQHIYFSLTGLALCYFNFGGDLIHSVINILAIYILLVICGGTTFSVAAAFLINTGYLCFGYDAIGSADQYDIKWTTPHCVLTLRLIAVVVDVYDGQKNPDSLTPDQKSTALKKNPSLLEMFGQVYFFGGFLVGPQFSMKRYQDFVNGVFADKVTKGPPVSSVGAGLSRLGLGLLVVFLYQIGAIFIRQSYLLSDDFQKLGFFSKCLFILFWGKLNIHKYVSAWLISEGSAIVTGLTYNGQDKNGNELWDGCTNVRLWTFETGSSFGDIIESFNRNTNLWMAKYVFKRLKFLGSKELSQAITLFYLALWHGLHSGYYMNFFLEFVMVNGEKQLQALIQRRPYLSSIVSNPTIQLMLWVVKSVTVHFSVSYALISFCLLRYDRWWHVYSSVYFIGHVVYFLWPFVHLLLQRLLPKSSHKQQLEQQPAVLTKKES